One genomic segment of Tripterygium wilfordii isolate XIE 37 chromosome 9, ASM1340144v1, whole genome shotgun sequence includes these proteins:
- the LOC120006648 gene encoding 1-phosphatidylinositol-3-phosphate 5-kinase FAB1B-like isoform X1, giving the protein MGTPDQKITELVDIVKSWIPRRSEPANVSKDFWMPDQSCRVCYECDSLFTVFNRKHHCRLCGRVFCAKCTANSVPAPSVESRTSREDWDRIRVCNYCFKQWEEGLASVDNGTPCMLSSDLSTSPSAASLASSKSSGTCNSSNSTIGATPYSSGPYHRVLNRSGVSPCQSTQMDPGMVEQDNMTSRRSSNPSAAVLSSSPNQFGYCMNRSDDDDDDYGVYHFDSEVRQFSQADDYYGAVNVDGIGHVYEPDRLRLNGGNIDSKSFSASPLPDNFDMQGVDIIKKPVEEVDENGIGDECEAPSYNLEEADREPVDFENNGLLWIPPEPEDEEDDREAVLIEEDDDDEGATGEWGYLRSSKSFGSGEFRSREKSSEEHRKAMKNVVEGHFRALVSQLLRVENLSVGEDDKDNWLDIVTSLSWEAATLLKPDTSKGGGMDPGGYVKVKCIASGRRSESTAVKGVVCKKNVAHRRMSSKIDKPRFLILGGALEYQRVATHFSSFDTLLQQEMDHLKMAVAKIDAHHPNVLLVEKSVSRYAQEYLLAKDISLVLNIKRPLLERIARCTGAQIVPSIDHLTSPKLGYCDMFHVEKFLEEHGSAGQGGKKLTKTLMFFEGCPKPLGCTILLKGANGDELKKVKHVVQYGVFAAYHLALETSFLADEGASLPELPLKSPITVALPDKPSSIDKSISTIPGFTVPASGKSSSSQPIAEFPKSKKDLISDTASFTYTDSVCKLEASLSASLSKGQDILGSRHNELSSDHMSGVDAEVDPKESFQSKTTNLVKNVADDHLVSSYFGSPETFGEGIASGYADGNTFAANHHSTRELSSLRQDSNSNNEEMGSSKEEFPPSPSDHQSILVSLSTRCVWKGTVCERAHRFRIKYYGSFDKPLGRFLRDDLFEQSYRCRSCDMPSEAHVHCYTHRQGSLTISVKKLPELPLPGEREGKIWMWHRCLKCPRINGIPPATRRVVMSDAAWGLSFGKFLELSFSNHAAASRVASCGHSLHRDCLRFYGFGKMVACFWYASIDVHSVYLPPPKVEFHSDNQEWIQKEANEVCKMAELLFTEVYNALNQILEKRSSAGSEDGDLKSPESRQRITELEEMLQKDKQEFEEALRKVLFGEVKAGQPIIDILEINKLRRQILFHSYVWDQRLIHVASSKGNIQERQRICIPKLEEKPSNTVEKLAEMSVTTKPGKGFSSCDSFLSDTKSDLNSNEGRNAGHISQSSGDSIQRNDTEECLSSIDFISYKPDALESGKVVRRALSEGEFPIMESLSDTLDAAWTGESHTTSITAKENDSSVPNSTSIDSSTVSNPVTANLDLETSTVGKGGIEATHSLGSTLLTKETDSMENSASGVGTLFLNFPSSFSKNYLLIAQKLGISEYNPVYVSKFRELERQSGARLLLPVGVNDTVVPVYDDEPTSVIAYALVSSEYHVQMSELERPKDGSDSTATASLPHFDSVSLLSLNSPDEAAFDTYRSFGSNEESILSMSGTWSSFVLDPLLYTKDLHVRVSFTDDSPLGKVKYSVTCYYAKRFDALRRTSCPSERDFIRSLSRCKKWGAQGGKSNVFFAKTLDDRFIVKQVTKTELESFIKFAPAYFKYLSESISTRSPTCLAKILGIYQVSLKHLKGGKESKMDVLVMENLLFSRNVTRLYDLKGSSRSRYNPDTSGSNKVLLDQNLIEAMPTSPIFVGNKAKRLLERAVWNDTSFLASIDVMDYSLLVGVDEEKHELVLGIIDFMRQYTWDKHLETWVKTSGILGGAKNTTPTVISPQQYKKRFRKAMSTYFIMMPDQWSCPTILPSGSQSDLGEEN; this is encoded by the exons ATGGGCACCCCCGACCAGAAAATAACAGAGCTGGTTGACATAGTGAAGTCGTGGATCCCTCGTAGGAGTGAGCCAGCGAATGTGTCGAAGGATTTTTGGATGCCCGATCAGAGCTGTAGGGTATGCTATGAGTGTGACTCCCTGTTCACTGTATTCAATCGAAAGCACCATTGTAGACTTTGTGGCCGAGTTTTCTGTGCCAAGTGTACAGCAAACTCTGTTCCTGCCCCATCTGTTGAGTCAAGGACTAGTCGGGAGGATTGGGATAGGATCAGGGTCTGCAATTATTGCTTCAAGCAATGGGAAGAGGGCTTAGCAAGTGTTGATAATGGGACCCCCTGTATGCTTAGCTCTGATCTCAGTACATCACCATCTGCAGCAAGCTTGGCTAGCAGCAAGTCTAGCGGCACCTGTAACAGTAGCAACAGCACAATCGGTGCAACTCCTTACTCCAGTGGACCGTATCATCGCGTGCTGAATCGTTCTGGTGTTAGTCCTTGCCAATCTACCCAAATGGATCCTGGTATGGTTGAGCAAGACAATATGACTTCTAGGAGGAGCTCAAACCCCTCTGCAGCTGTATTGAGTTCATCACCTAACCAATTCGGCTATTGCATGAACAG GAGTGATGACGACGATGACGATTATGGTGTTTATCATTTCGATTCAGAAGTGAGGCAGTTTTCTCAGGCTGATGACTATTATGGTGCTGTCAACGTGGATGGAATTGGCCACGTTTATGAACCTGATAGACTGCGTTTAAATGGTGGTAACATTGACTCAAAAAGTTTTAGTGCCTCACCATTACCTGATAATTTTGATATGCAAGGTGTTGACATAATAAAAAAACCAGTGGAAGAAGTAGATGAAAATGGTATTGGTGATGAATGCGAGGCTCCTTCTTACAATTTGGAGGAGGCAGATAGAGAACCTGTAGACTTTGAGAATAATGGGCTGCTTTGGATCCCTCCAGAGCCAGAGGATGAAGAGGACGATAGAGAAGCTGTTCTtattgaagaagatgatgatgatgagggtGCTACTGGGGAGTGGGGATATCTACGCTCCTCAAAAAGCTTTGGTAGTGGGGAATTTCGTAGTAGGGAAAAGTCAAGTGAGGAGCATCGGAAGGCCATGAAGAACGTTGTAGAAGGGCATTTTAGAGCTTTGGTATCGCAGCTTTTGCGTGTAGAAAACCTATCTGTTGGGGAAGACGACAAGGACAATTGGCTTGACATAGTTACATCTTTGTCCTGGGAGGCTGCCACACTTCTTAAGCCGGATACAAGTAAAGGTGGAGGAATGGATCCTGGTGGTTATGTGAAGGTTAAATGCATCGCAAGCGGGCGGCGCAGCGAGAG CACGGCAGTTAAAGGAGTTGTTTGTAAGAAGAATGTGGCTCATCGGCGAATGAGTTCGAAGATCGATAAACCACGCTTTCTaatccttggaggagctttggAGTATCAACGCGTTGCTACccacttttcaagttttgatacTTTGTTACAGCAG GAAATGGACCATTTGAAGATGGCAGTTGCAAAAATCGATGCTCATCACCCTAATGTTCTTTTGGTGGAGAAGTCAGTATCTCGATATGCTCAGGAATACCTTCTTGCAAAAGACATATCACTGGTTCTGAATATTAAGAGGCCACTTCTAGAGCGAATAGCTCGGTGCACTGGGGCACAGATAGTCCCTTCAATTGATCATCTGACTTCACCAAAACTAGGATATTGTGACATGTTCCATGTGGAGAAATTTCTTGAAGAGCATGGCAGTGCAGGACAAGGTGGGAAGAAATTGACCAAAACACTGATGTTCTTCGAGGGTTGCCCAAAGCCTTTGGGTTGTACT ATTTTGCTGAAGGGTGCCAATGGGGATGAATTGAAGAAGGTGAAACATGTTGTTCAATATGGGGTCTTTGCGGCCTATCACTTGGCTCTTGAGACATCTTTTCTAGCTGATGAAGGAGCCTCACTTCCGGAACTTCCTCTGAAGTCTCCAATAACAGTTGCATTACCTGATAAGCCTTCCAGTATTGACAAGTCGATTTCCACTATACCTGGTTTTACTGTCCCGGCCAGTGGAAAGTCGTCAAGTTCACAACCCATCGCTGAATTCCCGAAATCTAAAAAAGATCTCATTTCGGATACAGCCTCATTTACCTATACTGATTCAGTTTGCAAACTGGAAGCTTCTCTTTCTGCCAGCTTATCTAAAG GACAGGACATCTTGGGGTCTCGCCATAATGAACTCTCCTCAGACCATATGTCTGGAGTGGATGCTGAAGTGGATCCTAAAGAGTCTTTTCAGTCCAAAACAACCAATTTGGTGAAAAATGTGGCAGATGATCATTTAGTTTCTAGTTATTTTGGCAGTCCAGAGACATTTGGAGAAGGTATTGCTAGTGGTTATGCTGATGGAAACACGTTTGCTGCAAATCACCATTCCACTCGAGAATTGTCATCCTTAAGGCAAGATAGTAATAGTAACAATGAGGAAATGGGATCCTCAAAGGAAGAGTTTCCACCCTCACCTTCTGATCATCAGAGCATTTTAGTTTCCCTATCAACACGATGTGTCTGGAAAGGAACTGTGTGTGAACGGGCACATCGGTTTCGAATCAAATACTATGGGAGCTTTGACAAGCCTTTGGGGCGGTTTTTACGAGATGATCTGTTTGAGCAG AGCTACCGCTGCCGTTCATGTGATATGCCATCAGAAGCACATGTGCATTGTTATACTCATCGGCAAGGGAGCCTTACCATTTCTGTTAAGAAGCTCCCTGAGTTGCCTTTACCTGGGGAGCGTGAAGGTAAAATCTGGATGTGGCACAGGTGCCTGAAATGTCCTCGCATCAATGGAATCCCTCCAGCGACTCGGAGAGTAGTGATGTCTGATGCTGCCTGGGGTTTATCTTTTGGGAAATTTTTGGAGCTAAGTTTTTCTAATCATGCAGCTGCTAGCAGGGTAGCAAGCTGTGGTCATTCTCTTCACAGAGATTGCCTCCGGTTTTATGG TTTTGGGAAAATGGTTGCATGCTTCTGGTATGCTTCAATTGATGTTCATTCTGTTTATCTGCCACCTCCAAAAGTTGAATTTCACTCTGACAATCAGGAATGGATACAAAAAGAGGCAAATGAG GTGTGTAAAATGGCAGAACTCCTGTTTACTGAAGTATACAATGCTCTTAATCAGATTTTGGAGAAAAGATCAAGTGCAGGGTCTGAGGACGGTGACTTGAAATCACCTGAATCTAGGCAGCGAATAACAGAGTTGGAGGAGATGCTACAAAAGGATAAACAAGAGTTTGAG GAAGCATTACGGAAGGTGCTGTTCGGGGAAGTGAAGGCTGGTCAACCTATAATTGATATTCTTGAGATCAATAAATTGCGGAGGCAGATTCTCTTCCATTCTTATGTTTGGGACCAGCGCTTAATACATGTAGCCAGTTCAAAAGGTAACATCCAGGAACGTCAGAGGATTTGCATTCCTAAACTCGAGGAGAAACCTAGTAATACTGTGGAGAAGCTTGCCGAAATGAGCGTGACTACCAAGCCAGGTAAAGGCTTTAGTAGTTGTGACTCATTCTTGTCAGATACAAAGTCCGATTTAAACTCTAATGAAGGCAGAAATGCCGGCCACATTAGCCAGTCTTCTGGGGATTCAATTCAACGGAACGACACCGAGGAATGCCTTTCTTCTATAGATTTTATCAGTTATAAacctgatgctttggaatctggAAAAGTCGTAAGGAGGGCTCTCTCAGAGGGGGAGTTTCCAATTATGGAAAGTTTATCTGATACCCTTGATGCTGCATGGACTGGTGAAAGTCACACTACAAGTATCACAGCTAAAGAAAATGACTCTTCAGTTCCCAATTCAACCAGCATAGATTCTTCAACTGTGTCAAATCCAGTGACTGCGAATCTAGATTTGGAGACTTCTACCGTGGGCAAAGGTGGGATTGAGGCAACTCATTCTCTTGGCTCAACATTACTCACCAAGGAGACTGACTCTATGGAAAACTCTGCAAGCGGCGTGGGCACATTGTTTCTTAATTTCCCTAGCTCATTTAGCAAAAATTATTTGCTGATTGCTCAAAAGCTTGGTATTAGCGAATACAATCCTGTCTATGTCTCAAAGTTTAGGGAGTTGGAAAGGCAAAGCGGTGCCAGGTTGCTTCTACCTGTTGGTGTCAACGACACTGTTGTGCCTGTTTATGATGATGAGCCCACTAGTGTTATAGCATATGCTCTTGTCTCATCAGAATATCATGTCCAGATGTCTGAACTAGAGAGACCAAAAGACGGTAGTGATTCTACTGCAACTGCATCATTGCCTCATTTTGATTCAGTGAGTCTGCTCTCACTCAACTCTCCTGATGAGGCAGCATTTGATACCTATAGAAGCTTTGGATCTAATGAAGAGAGCATTTTATCCATGTCTGGGACGTGGAGCTCCTTTGTGTTGGACCCACTTCTGTACACTAAAGATTTGCATGTCAGAGTCTCTTTTACAGATGATAGCCCTCTTGGAAAGGTGAAGTATTCAGTGACCTGTTACTATGCAAAGCGGTTTGATGCTTTAAGGAGGACTTCTTGTCCTTCTGAACGAGATTTCATACGATCACTTAGTCGTTGTAAGAAGTGGGGAGCCCAGGGCGGCAAGAGCAACGTTTTCTTCGCGAAAACCCTGGACGATCGATTTATCGTCAAACAGGTTACAAAGACAGAGTTGGAATCATTTATCAAATTTGCTCCTGCTTACTTTAAATACTTATCAGAGTCAATTAGTACAAGAAGTCCGACTTGTCTGGCAAAGATCCTGGGTATTTATCAG GTCTCGTTGAAACATCTTAAGGGAGGGAAAGAATCGAAAATGGATGTTTTGGTCATGGAGAATTTATTATTTAGTCGTAATGTTACTCGGCTCTATGACCTCAAAGGTTCTTCACGGTCACGGTACAATCCAGATACAAGTGGGAGCAATAAAGTTCTCCTAGATCAGAATTTGATTGAAGCAATGCCAACCTCTCCAATTTTTGTGGGCAATAAGGCTAAACGGTTGCTAGAAAGAGCTGTCTGGAATGATACTTCATTTCTGGCT TCAATTGACGTGATGGACTACTCATTGCTGGTGGGCGTGGATGAAGAAAAACATGAGTTGGTTCTTGGGATTATTGATTTTATGAGGCAATATACATGGGACAAACACCTTGAAACTTGGGTGAAGACCTCTGGAATCCTTGGTGGGGCTAAGAACACTACTCCAACTGTTATATCTCCACAGCAGTACAAGAAACGGTTTAGGAAAGCTATGTCTACTTACTTTATTATGATGCCAGATCAGTGGTCTTGCCCTACAATACTTCCCAGCGGATCCCAATCGGACCTTGGTGAAGAAAATTGA
- the LOC120006648 gene encoding 1-phosphatidylinositol-3-phosphate 5-kinase FAB1B-like isoform X2, producing the protein MDPGMVEQDNMTSRRSSNPSAAVLSSSPNQFGYCMNRSDDDDDDYGVYHFDSEVRQFSQADDYYGAVNVDGIGHVYEPDRLRLNGGNIDSKSFSASPLPDNFDMQGVDIIKKPVEEVDENGIGDECEAPSYNLEEADREPVDFENNGLLWIPPEPEDEEDDREAVLIEEDDDDEGATGEWGYLRSSKSFGSGEFRSREKSSEEHRKAMKNVVEGHFRALVSQLLRVENLSVGEDDKDNWLDIVTSLSWEAATLLKPDTSKGGGMDPGGYVKVKCIASGRRSESTAVKGVVCKKNVAHRRMSSKIDKPRFLILGGALEYQRVATHFSSFDTLLQQEMDHLKMAVAKIDAHHPNVLLVEKSVSRYAQEYLLAKDISLVLNIKRPLLERIARCTGAQIVPSIDHLTSPKLGYCDMFHVEKFLEEHGSAGQGGKKLTKTLMFFEGCPKPLGCTILLKGANGDELKKVKHVVQYGVFAAYHLALETSFLADEGASLPELPLKSPITVALPDKPSSIDKSISTIPGFTVPASGKSSSSQPIAEFPKSKKDLISDTASFTYTDSVCKLEASLSASLSKGQDILGSRHNELSSDHMSGVDAEVDPKESFQSKTTNLVKNVADDHLVSSYFGSPETFGEGIASGYADGNTFAANHHSTRELSSLRQDSNSNNEEMGSSKEEFPPSPSDHQSILVSLSTRCVWKGTVCERAHRFRIKYYGSFDKPLGRFLRDDLFEQSYRCRSCDMPSEAHVHCYTHRQGSLTISVKKLPELPLPGEREGKIWMWHRCLKCPRINGIPPATRRVVMSDAAWGLSFGKFLELSFSNHAAASRVASCGHSLHRDCLRFYGFGKMVACFWYASIDVHSVYLPPPKVEFHSDNQEWIQKEANEVCKMAELLFTEVYNALNQILEKRSSAGSEDGDLKSPESRQRITELEEMLQKDKQEFEEALRKVLFGEVKAGQPIIDILEINKLRRQILFHSYVWDQRLIHVASSKGNIQERQRICIPKLEEKPSNTVEKLAEMSVTTKPGKGFSSCDSFLSDTKSDLNSNEGRNAGHISQSSGDSIQRNDTEECLSSIDFISYKPDALESGKVVRRALSEGEFPIMESLSDTLDAAWTGESHTTSITAKENDSSVPNSTSIDSSTVSNPVTANLDLETSTVGKGGIEATHSLGSTLLTKETDSMENSASGVGTLFLNFPSSFSKNYLLIAQKLGISEYNPVYVSKFRELERQSGARLLLPVGVNDTVVPVYDDEPTSVIAYALVSSEYHVQMSELERPKDGSDSTATASLPHFDSVSLLSLNSPDEAAFDTYRSFGSNEESILSMSGTWSSFVLDPLLYTKDLHVRVSFTDDSPLGKVKYSVTCYYAKRFDALRRTSCPSERDFIRSLSRCKKWGAQGGKSNVFFAKTLDDRFIVKQVTKTELESFIKFAPAYFKYLSESISTRSPTCLAKILGIYQVSLKHLKGGKESKMDVLVMENLLFSRNVTRLYDLKGSSRSRYNPDTSGSNKVLLDQNLIEAMPTSPIFVGNKAKRLLERAVWNDTSFLASIDVMDYSLLVGVDEEKHELVLGIIDFMRQYTWDKHLETWVKTSGILGGAKNTTPTVISPQQYKKRFRKAMSTYFIMMPDQWSCPTILPSGSQSDLGEEN; encoded by the exons ATGGATCCTGGTATGGTTGAGCAAGACAATATGACTTCTAGGAGGAGCTCAAACCCCTCTGCAGCTGTATTGAGTTCATCACCTAACCAATTCGGCTATTGCATGAACAG GAGTGATGACGACGATGACGATTATGGTGTTTATCATTTCGATTCAGAAGTGAGGCAGTTTTCTCAGGCTGATGACTATTATGGTGCTGTCAACGTGGATGGAATTGGCCACGTTTATGAACCTGATAGACTGCGTTTAAATGGTGGTAACATTGACTCAAAAAGTTTTAGTGCCTCACCATTACCTGATAATTTTGATATGCAAGGTGTTGACATAATAAAAAAACCAGTGGAAGAAGTAGATGAAAATGGTATTGGTGATGAATGCGAGGCTCCTTCTTACAATTTGGAGGAGGCAGATAGAGAACCTGTAGACTTTGAGAATAATGGGCTGCTTTGGATCCCTCCAGAGCCAGAGGATGAAGAGGACGATAGAGAAGCTGTTCTtattgaagaagatgatgatgatgagggtGCTACTGGGGAGTGGGGATATCTACGCTCCTCAAAAAGCTTTGGTAGTGGGGAATTTCGTAGTAGGGAAAAGTCAAGTGAGGAGCATCGGAAGGCCATGAAGAACGTTGTAGAAGGGCATTTTAGAGCTTTGGTATCGCAGCTTTTGCGTGTAGAAAACCTATCTGTTGGGGAAGACGACAAGGACAATTGGCTTGACATAGTTACATCTTTGTCCTGGGAGGCTGCCACACTTCTTAAGCCGGATACAAGTAAAGGTGGAGGAATGGATCCTGGTGGTTATGTGAAGGTTAAATGCATCGCAAGCGGGCGGCGCAGCGAGAG CACGGCAGTTAAAGGAGTTGTTTGTAAGAAGAATGTGGCTCATCGGCGAATGAGTTCGAAGATCGATAAACCACGCTTTCTaatccttggaggagctttggAGTATCAACGCGTTGCTACccacttttcaagttttgatacTTTGTTACAGCAG GAAATGGACCATTTGAAGATGGCAGTTGCAAAAATCGATGCTCATCACCCTAATGTTCTTTTGGTGGAGAAGTCAGTATCTCGATATGCTCAGGAATACCTTCTTGCAAAAGACATATCACTGGTTCTGAATATTAAGAGGCCACTTCTAGAGCGAATAGCTCGGTGCACTGGGGCACAGATAGTCCCTTCAATTGATCATCTGACTTCACCAAAACTAGGATATTGTGACATGTTCCATGTGGAGAAATTTCTTGAAGAGCATGGCAGTGCAGGACAAGGTGGGAAGAAATTGACCAAAACACTGATGTTCTTCGAGGGTTGCCCAAAGCCTTTGGGTTGTACT ATTTTGCTGAAGGGTGCCAATGGGGATGAATTGAAGAAGGTGAAACATGTTGTTCAATATGGGGTCTTTGCGGCCTATCACTTGGCTCTTGAGACATCTTTTCTAGCTGATGAAGGAGCCTCACTTCCGGAACTTCCTCTGAAGTCTCCAATAACAGTTGCATTACCTGATAAGCCTTCCAGTATTGACAAGTCGATTTCCACTATACCTGGTTTTACTGTCCCGGCCAGTGGAAAGTCGTCAAGTTCACAACCCATCGCTGAATTCCCGAAATCTAAAAAAGATCTCATTTCGGATACAGCCTCATTTACCTATACTGATTCAGTTTGCAAACTGGAAGCTTCTCTTTCTGCCAGCTTATCTAAAG GACAGGACATCTTGGGGTCTCGCCATAATGAACTCTCCTCAGACCATATGTCTGGAGTGGATGCTGAAGTGGATCCTAAAGAGTCTTTTCAGTCCAAAACAACCAATTTGGTGAAAAATGTGGCAGATGATCATTTAGTTTCTAGTTATTTTGGCAGTCCAGAGACATTTGGAGAAGGTATTGCTAGTGGTTATGCTGATGGAAACACGTTTGCTGCAAATCACCATTCCACTCGAGAATTGTCATCCTTAAGGCAAGATAGTAATAGTAACAATGAGGAAATGGGATCCTCAAAGGAAGAGTTTCCACCCTCACCTTCTGATCATCAGAGCATTTTAGTTTCCCTATCAACACGATGTGTCTGGAAAGGAACTGTGTGTGAACGGGCACATCGGTTTCGAATCAAATACTATGGGAGCTTTGACAAGCCTTTGGGGCGGTTTTTACGAGATGATCTGTTTGAGCAG AGCTACCGCTGCCGTTCATGTGATATGCCATCAGAAGCACATGTGCATTGTTATACTCATCGGCAAGGGAGCCTTACCATTTCTGTTAAGAAGCTCCCTGAGTTGCCTTTACCTGGGGAGCGTGAAGGTAAAATCTGGATGTGGCACAGGTGCCTGAAATGTCCTCGCATCAATGGAATCCCTCCAGCGACTCGGAGAGTAGTGATGTCTGATGCTGCCTGGGGTTTATCTTTTGGGAAATTTTTGGAGCTAAGTTTTTCTAATCATGCAGCTGCTAGCAGGGTAGCAAGCTGTGGTCATTCTCTTCACAGAGATTGCCTCCGGTTTTATGG TTTTGGGAAAATGGTTGCATGCTTCTGGTATGCTTCAATTGATGTTCATTCTGTTTATCTGCCACCTCCAAAAGTTGAATTTCACTCTGACAATCAGGAATGGATACAAAAAGAGGCAAATGAG GTGTGTAAAATGGCAGAACTCCTGTTTACTGAAGTATACAATGCTCTTAATCAGATTTTGGAGAAAAGATCAAGTGCAGGGTCTGAGGACGGTGACTTGAAATCACCTGAATCTAGGCAGCGAATAACAGAGTTGGAGGAGATGCTACAAAAGGATAAACAAGAGTTTGAG GAAGCATTACGGAAGGTGCTGTTCGGGGAAGTGAAGGCTGGTCAACCTATAATTGATATTCTTGAGATCAATAAATTGCGGAGGCAGATTCTCTTCCATTCTTATGTTTGGGACCAGCGCTTAATACATGTAGCCAGTTCAAAAGGTAACATCCAGGAACGTCAGAGGATTTGCATTCCTAAACTCGAGGAGAAACCTAGTAATACTGTGGAGAAGCTTGCCGAAATGAGCGTGACTACCAAGCCAGGTAAAGGCTTTAGTAGTTGTGACTCATTCTTGTCAGATACAAAGTCCGATTTAAACTCTAATGAAGGCAGAAATGCCGGCCACATTAGCCAGTCTTCTGGGGATTCAATTCAACGGAACGACACCGAGGAATGCCTTTCTTCTATAGATTTTATCAGTTATAAacctgatgctttggaatctggAAAAGTCGTAAGGAGGGCTCTCTCAGAGGGGGAGTTTCCAATTATGGAAAGTTTATCTGATACCCTTGATGCTGCATGGACTGGTGAAAGTCACACTACAAGTATCACAGCTAAAGAAAATGACTCTTCAGTTCCCAATTCAACCAGCATAGATTCTTCAACTGTGTCAAATCCAGTGACTGCGAATCTAGATTTGGAGACTTCTACCGTGGGCAAAGGTGGGATTGAGGCAACTCATTCTCTTGGCTCAACATTACTCACCAAGGAGACTGACTCTATGGAAAACTCTGCAAGCGGCGTGGGCACATTGTTTCTTAATTTCCCTAGCTCATTTAGCAAAAATTATTTGCTGATTGCTCAAAAGCTTGGTATTAGCGAATACAATCCTGTCTATGTCTCAAAGTTTAGGGAGTTGGAAAGGCAAAGCGGTGCCAGGTTGCTTCTACCTGTTGGTGTCAACGACACTGTTGTGCCTGTTTATGATGATGAGCCCACTAGTGTTATAGCATATGCTCTTGTCTCATCAGAATATCATGTCCAGATGTCTGAACTAGAGAGACCAAAAGACGGTAGTGATTCTACTGCAACTGCATCATTGCCTCATTTTGATTCAGTGAGTCTGCTCTCACTCAACTCTCCTGATGAGGCAGCATTTGATACCTATAGAAGCTTTGGATCTAATGAAGAGAGCATTTTATCCATGTCTGGGACGTGGAGCTCCTTTGTGTTGGACCCACTTCTGTACACTAAAGATTTGCATGTCAGAGTCTCTTTTACAGATGATAGCCCTCTTGGAAAGGTGAAGTATTCAGTGACCTGTTACTATGCAAAGCGGTTTGATGCTTTAAGGAGGACTTCTTGTCCTTCTGAACGAGATTTCATACGATCACTTAGTCGTTGTAAGAAGTGGGGAGCCCAGGGCGGCAAGAGCAACGTTTTCTTCGCGAAAACCCTGGACGATCGATTTATCGTCAAACAGGTTACAAAGACAGAGTTGGAATCATTTATCAAATTTGCTCCTGCTTACTTTAAATACTTATCAGAGTCAATTAGTACAAGAAGTCCGACTTGTCTGGCAAAGATCCTGGGTATTTATCAG GTCTCGTTGAAACATCTTAAGGGAGGGAAAGAATCGAAAATGGATGTTTTGGTCATGGAGAATTTATTATTTAGTCGTAATGTTACTCGGCTCTATGACCTCAAAGGTTCTTCACGGTCACGGTACAATCCAGATACAAGTGGGAGCAATAAAGTTCTCCTAGATCAGAATTTGATTGAAGCAATGCCAACCTCTCCAATTTTTGTGGGCAATAAGGCTAAACGGTTGCTAGAAAGAGCTGTCTGGAATGATACTTCATTTCTGGCT TCAATTGACGTGATGGACTACTCATTGCTGGTGGGCGTGGATGAAGAAAAACATGAGTTGGTTCTTGGGATTATTGATTTTATGAGGCAATATACATGGGACAAACACCTTGAAACTTGGGTGAAGACCTCTGGAATCCTTGGTGGGGCTAAGAACACTACTCCAACTGTTATATCTCCACAGCAGTACAAGAAACGGTTTAGGAAAGCTATGTCTACTTACTTTATTATGATGCCAGATCAGTGGTCTTGCCCTACAATACTTCCCAGCGGATCCCAATCGGACCTTGGTGAAGAAAATTGA